One window from the genome of Mumia sp. ZJ1417 encodes:
- a CDS encoding TetR/AcrR family transcriptional regulator, which translates to MRVSSQQRREQLIEAALVVAKRDGVGAVSTRTVAAEAGATPGIVHYVFASMDELLRAMIGRMAEQYIDTVTDAAVAGEHDATSLLVQSFTQLWNSVEDDPDGHLLTFEVAAHALRNAGFNDLAQWQYATYRETAKRVLERVAEVCDVEWTLPLDVLARMLVVINDGVVLSWLVDRDSEKAREVYAAFVREVASYASPRRETAG; encoded by the coding sequence GTGCGGGTCTCGTCACAGCAGCGTCGTGAGCAGCTCATCGAGGCAGCGCTCGTCGTGGCCAAGCGCGATGGCGTCGGCGCGGTCAGCACCCGCACCGTCGCCGCCGAGGCCGGCGCCACGCCGGGCATCGTCCACTACGTCTTCGCGTCGATGGACGAGCTCCTGCGCGCGATGATCGGGCGGATGGCCGAGCAGTACATCGATACCGTCACCGACGCTGCCGTCGCCGGCGAGCACGACGCCACCTCGCTCCTCGTGCAGAGCTTCACCCAGCTGTGGAACTCCGTCGAGGACGACCCCGACGGTCACCTGCTCACCTTCGAGGTCGCCGCGCACGCCCTGCGCAACGCCGGGTTCAACGACCTCGCCCAGTGGCAGTACGCGACCTACCGCGAGACGGCGAAGCGGGTCCTCGAGCGCGTCGCCGAGGTGTGCGACGTCGAGTGGACGCTGCCCCTCGACGTGCTGGCGCGCATGCTCGTCGTGATCAACGACGGCGTGGTGCTGTCGTGGCTCGTCGACCGCGACAGCGAGAAGGCCCGCGAGGTCTATGCCGCGTTCGTCCGCGAGGTCGCGTCCTACGCCAGTCCGCGTCGAGAGACGGCGGGCTGA
- the folP gene encoding dihydropteroate synthase, with protein MELRLRDRVFAPGEHAVMAIVNRTPDSFYDRGRTFAFEDALAYLDAVVADGADIVDIGGVKAGYGDAVGPAEELRRTADFVEAARARYPDLVLSVDTWRSEVADVLCARGADLVNDTWAGHDPELVHVAAQHGAGIVCSHTGGLAPRTDPFRPAYEDVVADVVARTTTLAQRAVDAGVAPEGVLLDPTHDFGKNTRHSLILTRRIGELVATGWPVMVALSRKDFIGETLDVERDDRLPGTLAATAWSAAAGVRVFRTHDVTATRQCLDMVASIAGTRQPAVSRRGLA; from the coding sequence ATGGAGCTCCGACTGCGCGACCGCGTGTTCGCGCCGGGAGAGCACGCGGTCATGGCGATCGTGAACCGGACCCCCGACTCCTTCTACGACCGTGGCCGCACGTTTGCGTTCGAGGACGCCCTTGCCTACCTCGACGCCGTGGTCGCCGACGGCGCTGACATCGTCGACATCGGAGGCGTCAAGGCCGGGTACGGCGACGCGGTCGGCCCCGCCGAGGAGCTGCGCCGTACGGCGGACTTCGTCGAGGCCGCGCGTGCGCGCTACCCCGACCTCGTGCTCAGCGTCGACACCTGGCGCAGCGAGGTCGCCGACGTGTTGTGCGCGCGGGGGGCCGACCTGGTGAACGACACGTGGGCCGGGCACGATCCCGAGCTCGTGCATGTCGCCGCGCAGCACGGCGCCGGGATCGTCTGCAGCCACACCGGCGGCCTCGCGCCGCGTACGGACCCGTTCAGGCCCGCGTACGAGGACGTGGTGGCCGATGTCGTCGCGCGGACGACCACGCTGGCACAGCGCGCGGTGGACGCCGGTGTCGCGCCCGAGGGCGTGCTGCTGGACCCCACGCACGACTTCGGCAAGAACACGCGCCACTCGCTGATCCTCACGCGCCGGATCGGCGAGCTCGTTGCGACGGGGTGGCCGGTGATGGTCGCGCTGTCGCGCAAGGACTTCATCGGCGAGACGCTCGACGTCGAGCGGGACGACCGGCTGCCTGGCACGCTCGCCGCGACCGCCTGGTCAGCGGCGGCTGGCGTGAGGGTGTTCCGGACGCACGACGTCACGGCGACCCGTCAGTGCCTCGACATGGTCGCCTCGATCGCGGGGACCCGTCAGCCCGCCGTCTCTCGACGCGGACTGGCGTAG
- a CDS encoding DivIVA domain-containing protein — protein sequence MIWIGVLVGALIVGAAVTVVAGRTGALGPPVSTRRDVLVPAEGELTARDLRAVRFTRAWRGYARDEVDALLARLEADADARAAAADEAPRTADETGKRDE from the coding sequence GTGATCTGGATCGGAGTCCTCGTGGGTGCGCTGATCGTCGGTGCTGCCGTCACGGTCGTGGCGGGGCGCACAGGGGCGCTGGGGCCGCCCGTGTCGACGCGGCGCGACGTCCTGGTGCCCGCTGAGGGTGAGCTGACAGCTCGCGACCTGCGTGCGGTGCGGTTCACCCGTGCCTGGCGCGGCTACGCCCGCGACGAGGTCGACGCCCTGCTCGCGCGTCTGGAGGCCGACGCCGACGCCCGCGCGGCCGCCGCCGACGAGGCGCCGCGTACGGCCGACGAGACGGGAAAGCGTGATGAGTGA
- a CDS encoding DNA-3-methyladenine glycosylase I — MSDAVVGHDGLARCPWAESSDEMRVYHDTEWGRSVRDERGLFERLTLEAFQSGLSWAIVLRKRPRFREVFADFDPEVVAAYDGARVAELLDDAGIIRNRTKVEATIANAGAVRALEGGFADLVWSFAPPARPRPASVADVPAVTPESKALAASLKRHGFVFVGPTTAYALMQATGMVDDHLAGCHVRTEPV; from the coding sequence ATGAGTGACGCGGTCGTCGGCCACGACGGCCTCGCGCGCTGCCCTTGGGCGGAGTCGTCGGACGAGATGCGGGTCTACCACGACACCGAGTGGGGGCGCTCGGTCCGCGACGAGCGCGGGCTCTTCGAGCGGCTGACCCTCGAGGCGTTCCAGTCGGGGCTGTCGTGGGCGATCGTGCTGCGCAAGCGCCCGCGGTTCCGCGAGGTGTTCGCCGACTTCGACCCGGAGGTCGTCGCCGCGTACGACGGTGCGCGGGTCGCGGAGCTGCTCGACGACGCCGGCATCATCCGCAACCGCACCAAGGTCGAGGCGACGATCGCCAACGCGGGCGCGGTGCGGGCGCTCGAGGGCGGGTTCGCCGATCTCGTCTGGTCGTTCGCGCCGCCGGCTCGGCCCCGCCCGGCGTCGGTGGCCGACGTGCCGGCGGTGACGCCGGAGTCGAAGGCGCTCGCGGCATCGCTGAAGCGTCACGGGTTCGTGTTCGTCGGTCCTACGACGGCATACGCCCTCATGCAGGCCACGGGCATGGTGGACGACCACCTCGCCGGCTGCCACGTGCGGACGGAGCCTGTCTGA